Proteins encoded in a region of the Streptomyces akebiae genome:
- a CDS encoding dipeptidase: MADLQDELQAAGEAGELDTPPTPTRTGPERKRDGRPPAAEPIAPGDGGHPDDGEADDVRHGGAAGGGQGGAADVRHGGADVPEAPGDEAVVVAGPAEPSSASSPSSELAEADAFLVEHPVADGYSGLPWVLRQLPRYDLELGEGSVDTDVPRMRKGHIGALFWSLHLPDGLAGERAVGATLEQLDLVRTVVDAHPEGLRLTYSAGETTDARNCGRVAVLLGPAGAPAIGDSLGILRALHTLGLKALTLAGASWAGESGLSRFGEEVVREMNRIGVLADLSGASGETVRRTLAVSRAPVVCTRSAAAALRSHPANLPDDLLAALGEARGLCMVPLTAEQTGPSVRDVADHLDHVRAIAGPECVGLSGTYDSGAAHPRDLTDASCYPRLVAELMHRGWSETDLALLTWGNVQRVLRTADFTARAARDRREASTARIAELDG; encoded by the coding sequence ATGGCAGATCTGCAGGACGAACTGCAAGCCGCAGGGGAGGCCGGCGAGCTCGACACGCCTCCCACCCCGACCCGCACCGGGCCCGAGCGGAAACGCGACGGGCGCCCACCGGCGGCGGAGCCGATAGCCCCCGGCGACGGCGGCCACCCCGACGACGGCGAGGCGGACGACGTCCGCCACGGTGGAGCGGCCGGCGGCGGCCAGGGTGGAGCGGCCGACGTCCGCCACGGTGGAGCGGATGTCCCCGAGGCCCCCGGTGACGAAGCCGTCGTGGTGGCCGGACCCGCCGAGCCCTCCTCGGCTTCCTCCCCTTCCTCCGAGCTGGCCGAGGCGGACGCCTTCCTGGTCGAGCACCCCGTCGCCGACGGATACAGCGGGCTGCCGTGGGTCCTGCGTCAGCTGCCCCGGTACGACCTGGAGCTGGGCGAGGGCAGTGTGGACACCGACGTGCCGCGCATGCGCAAGGGACACATCGGAGCGCTGTTCTGGTCGTTGCACCTCCCGGACGGCCTCGCGGGCGAGCGGGCCGTGGGAGCCACGCTGGAGCAGCTGGACCTGGTCCGGACGGTCGTCGACGCGCATCCCGAGGGACTGCGGCTCACGTACAGCGCCGGAGAGACCACCGACGCCCGCAACTGCGGTCGCGTCGCCGTCCTGCTGGGCCCCGCCGGAGCCCCGGCGATCGGTGACTCCCTCGGCATCCTGCGCGCCCTGCACACGCTCGGCCTCAAGGCCCTCACCCTCGCCGGCGCGTCCTGGGCGGGCGAGTCCGGGCTGAGCAGGTTCGGTGAGGAGGTGGTCCGCGAGATGAACCGCATCGGCGTCCTCGCCGACCTCTCCGGAGCCTCCGGGGAGACCGTCCGCCGGACGCTCGCGGTCTCCCGCGCCCCCGTGGTGTGCACCCGCTCGGCGGCCGCCGCGCTGCGGTCCCACCCCGCCAACCTCCCCGACGACCTCCTCGCCGCCCTGGGCGAGGCGCGGGGCCTGTGCATGGTGCCGCTCACCGCGGAGCAGACAGGCCCCTCGGTCCGCGACGTGGCCGACCACCTCGACCACGTCCGCGCGATCGCCGGTCCCGAGTGCGTCGGTCTCTCCGGCACCTACGACTCCGGCGCGGCCCATCCCCGGGACCTCACCGACGCGTCCTGCTACCCCCGCCTCGTCGCCGAACTCATGCACCGAGGCTGGTCCGAAACCGACCTCGCCCTCCTGACCTGGGGCAACGTCCAACGCGTCCTGCGCACCGCCGACTTCACGGCCAGGGCGGCACGTGACCGCCGAGAGGCCTCCACGGCGAGGATCGCGGAGCTGGACGGCTGA
- a CDS encoding VOC family protein has protein sequence MAIATLDVVVLDCPDPAALAGFYAEVIGGKVTGEGDWVDLEVPGVGARLAFQRAPGFVAPEWPSAERSQQFHLDLNVEDMDAAEKQVLALGATVLDAADRERGFRVYADPAGHPFCLCAA, from the coding sequence ATGGCCATCGCCACGCTGGATGTCGTCGTTCTGGACTGTCCCGACCCGGCCGCACTCGCCGGGTTCTACGCCGAGGTGATCGGCGGGAAGGTCACCGGGGAGGGGGACTGGGTGGATCTGGAGGTGCCGGGGGTGGGTGCGCGGCTGGCGTTCCAGAGGGCGCCGGGGTTCGTGGCGCCCGAGTGGCCCTCGGCGGAGCGGTCGCAGCAGTTCCATCTCGACCTGAACGTGGAGGACATGGACGCGGCGGAGAAGCAGGTACTCGCGCTGGGGGCGACGGTGCTGGACGCGGCGGATCGTGAGCGCGGGTTCCGGGTGTACGCGGATCCCGCGGGGCATCCGTTCTGTCTGTGCGCGGCGTGA
- a CDS encoding CGNR zinc finger domain-containing protein has translation MSERASAPGGLALVESLVNTLDLETGADTLETPQARAGLRLAADEDLTAVRELRESLRATLLAHAGHAPHRPVTPLGTLLAAAPLVVAVSAEDGSASLRPAADPAPLLSRVAAAVAEALTAGTWQRLKACEAPDCHWAYYDRSPAGRGRWCSMQVCGARAKMRRYRAK, from the coding sequence ATGAGTGAGAGAGCGTCCGCCCCGGGCGGCCTGGCCCTCGTCGAGAGCCTGGTGAACACGCTGGACCTGGAGACCGGCGCCGACACCCTGGAGACCCCGCAGGCCCGCGCCGGTCTGCGTCTGGCGGCGGACGAGGACCTCACGGCCGTGCGCGAGCTGCGGGAATCCCTCCGCGCGACCCTGCTGGCCCACGCCGGTCACGCCCCGCACCGGCCGGTGACCCCGCTGGGCACCCTCCTGGCCGCGGCACCGCTCGTCGTCGCGGTCTCCGCCGAGGACGGCTCCGCGAGCCTGCGCCCCGCCGCCGACCCGGCCCCCCTGCTCTCCCGCGTGGCCGCGGCCGTCGCCGAGGCCCTCACGGCGGGCACCTGGCAACGCCTCAAGGCCTGCGAGGCCCCCGACTGCCACTGGGCGTACTACGACCGCAGCCCGGCCGGCCGCGGCCGCTGGTGCTCGATGCAGGTGTGCGGCGCCCGTGCGAAGATGCGCCGCTACCGAGCGAAGTAA
- a CDS encoding UDP-glucose dehydrogenase family protein, with protein sequence MALKITVIGTGYLGATHAAAMAELGFEVLGLDVVEEKIDMLRRGEVPMYEPGLEELLRKHVAGIEGSSGRLRFTTDYAEVAAFGDIHFVCVNTPQRHGEYACDMSYVDAAFTSLAPHLTGPALVVGKSTVPVGSADRLAAYLAEHAPAREDAELAWNPEFLREGFAVNDTLHPDRIVVGVRSEKAEKLLREVYATPVEEGSPFVLTDFPTAELVKTSANSFLATKISFINAMAEVCEAAGGDVAKLAEAIGHDDRIGKKFLRAGIGFGGGCLPKDIRAFMARAGELGADQALTFLREIDSINMRQRGQMVELARQALGGGSFLGKRVAVLGATFKPDSDDVRDSPALNVAGQIHLQGGQVTVYDPKGMDNARRIFPTLGYADTALDAVRGADIVLHLTEWREFRELDPAALGEVASTRLVLDGRNALDPELWRRAGWTYRAMGRPTA encoded by the coding sequence ATGGCCCTCAAGATCACCGTGATCGGCACCGGCTATCTCGGCGCGACACACGCCGCGGCCATGGCCGAGCTGGGGTTCGAGGTGCTCGGGCTCGATGTCGTCGAAGAGAAGATCGACATGCTCCGGCGGGGCGAGGTCCCGATGTACGAGCCGGGTCTTGAGGAACTGCTGCGCAAGCACGTCGCCGGGATCGAGGGGTCCAGCGGGCGGCTGCGTTTCACGACCGACTACGCCGAGGTCGCGGCCTTCGGCGACATCCACTTCGTCTGCGTGAACACCCCGCAGCGGCACGGCGAGTACGCCTGCGACATGTCGTACGTCGACGCGGCCTTCACCTCGCTCGCCCCGCATCTGACGGGCCCGGCCCTGGTCGTCGGCAAGTCGACGGTGCCGGTGGGATCCGCCGACCGGCTGGCCGCGTATCTCGCCGAGCACGCGCCCGCCAGGGAGGACGCCGAGCTGGCCTGGAACCCGGAGTTCCTGCGCGAGGGCTTCGCCGTGAACGACACACTGCACCCGGACCGGATCGTGGTGGGCGTCCGCAGCGAGAAGGCCGAGAAGCTGCTGCGCGAGGTGTACGCGACGCCGGTCGAGGAGGGCTCCCCGTTCGTCCTCACCGACTTCCCGACCGCCGAGCTGGTGAAGACCTCCGCGAACTCCTTCCTCGCCACCAAGATCTCCTTCATCAACGCCATGGCCGAGGTGTGCGAGGCCGCCGGGGGCGATGTCGCCAAGCTGGCGGAGGCCATCGGGCACGACGACCGGATCGGGAAGAAGTTCCTGCGGGCCGGCATCGGCTTCGGCGGCGGGTGTCTGCCGAAGGACATCCGGGCGTTCATGGCGCGCGCCGGCGAGTTGGGCGCCGACCAGGCCCTGACGTTCCTGCGGGAGATCGACTCCATCAACATGCGCCAGCGCGGGCAGATGGTGGAGCTGGCCCGGCAGGCGCTGGGCGGCGGATCCTTCCTGGGCAAGCGGGTCGCCGTACTCGGCGCCACCTTCAAGCCCGACTCCGACGACGTACGCGACTCCCCCGCCCTCAACGTGGCCGGGCAGATCCACCTCCAGGGCGGCCAGGTCACCGTCTACGACCCCAAGGGCATGGACAACGCCCGGCGGATCTTCCCGACCCTCGGGTACGCCGACACCGCGCTGGACGCCGTACGGGGCGCCGACATCGTGCTGCACCTGACCGAGTGGCGCGAGTTCCGCGAGCTGGACCCCGCGGCGCTGGGCGAGGTCGCGTCGACGCGGCTCGTGCTGGACGGCCGCAACGCGCTGGACCCGGAGCTGTGGCGCCGTGCGGGGTGGACGTACCGGGCGATGGGGCGGCCCACCGCGTAG
- a CDS encoding acyl-CoA dehydrogenase, protein MAGSADFDLYRPSEEHDMLRDAIRSLAEAKIAPYAAAVDEEARFPQEALDALVANDLHAVHVPEEYGGAGADALATVIVIEEVARACVSSSLIPAVNKLGSLPVILSGSEELKKKYLGPLAKGDAMFSYCLSEPDAGSDAAGMKTRAVRDGDHWILNGVKRWITNAGVSDYYTVMAVTDPERRSKGISAFVVEKSDEGVSFGAPEKKLGIKGSPTREVYLDNVRIPADRIIGEEGTGFATAMKTLDHTRITIAAQALGVAQGALDYAKGYVQERKQFGKPIADFQGIQFMLADMAMKIEAARALTYQAAAKSERGDKDLTFQGAAAKCFASDVAMEVTTDAVQLLGGYGYTRDYPVERMMRDAKITQIYEGTNQVQRIVMARNLP, encoded by the coding sequence TTGGCCGGATCGGCTGATTTCGACCTGTACCGCCCGTCCGAGGAGCACGACATGCTCCGTGACGCGATCCGTTCCCTCGCCGAGGCGAAGATCGCGCCCTACGCGGCCGCCGTGGACGAGGAGGCCCGCTTCCCGCAGGAGGCGCTGGACGCGCTCGTCGCGAACGACCTGCACGCCGTGCACGTGCCCGAGGAGTACGGCGGCGCCGGCGCCGACGCGCTCGCCACGGTCATCGTGATCGAGGAGGTGGCCCGCGCCTGCGTGTCGTCCTCCCTCATCCCGGCCGTCAACAAGCTCGGCTCGCTGCCCGTGATCCTGTCCGGCTCCGAGGAACTGAAGAAGAAGTACCTGGGCCCGCTCGCCAAGGGCGACGCGATGTTCTCGTACTGTCTCTCGGAGCCGGACGCGGGCTCCGACGCGGCCGGTATGAAGACCCGTGCGGTCCGTGACGGCGACCACTGGATCCTCAACGGCGTCAAGCGCTGGATCACCAACGCGGGCGTCTCCGACTACTACACGGTCATGGCCGTCACGGACCCGGAGAGGCGCTCCAAGGGCATCTCCGCGTTCGTCGTCGAGAAGTCCGACGAGGGCGTCTCCTTCGGCGCCCCGGAGAAGAAGCTCGGCATCAAGGGCTCTCCGACCCGCGAGGTCTACCTCGACAACGTCCGCATCCCCGCCGACCGCATCATCGGCGAGGAGGGTACCGGCTTCGCCACGGCGATGAAGACCCTGGACCACACCCGCATCACCATCGCCGCGCAGGCCCTCGGCGTCGCCCAGGGCGCCCTCGACTACGCCAAGGGCTACGTCCAGGAGCGCAAGCAGTTCGGCAAGCCGATCGCCGACTTCCAGGGCATCCAGTTCATGCTCGCCGACATGGCCATGAAGATCGAGGCCGCCCGCGCCCTGACCTACCAGGCCGCCGCCAAGTCCGAACGCGGCGACAAGGACCTCACCTTCCAGGGCGCCGCCGCCAAGTGCTTCGCCTCCGACGTCGCCATGGAGGTCACCACGGACGCCGTCCAGCTCCTCGGCGGCTACGGCTACACCCGCGACTACCCGGTGGAGCGCATGATGCGCGACGCGAAGATCACACAAATATACGAAGGTACGAACCAGGTCCAGCGGATCGTGATGGCGCGCAACCTCCCGTAA
- a CDS encoding four-helix bundle copper-binding protein translates to MTQQAGNMTAMSKEMQDCVNACMTCHGVCEETMSSCMQAGGQAQMQIMRALMDCAEMTRMCADMMMRRSPLSAEMCAMCARACDMCAEACMSMPDDQQMMRCAEACRRCSEMCRSMAGATA, encoded by the coding sequence ATGACGCAGCAGGCCGGGAACATGACCGCGATGAGCAAGGAGATGCAGGACTGCGTCAACGCCTGCATGACGTGCCACGGCGTGTGCGAGGAGACCATGAGCTCCTGCATGCAGGCCGGCGGCCAGGCCCAGATGCAGATCATGCGCGCCCTGATGGACTGCGCCGAGATGACCCGTATGTGCGCGGACATGATGATGCGCCGCTCGCCGCTGTCCGCCGAGATGTGCGCGATGTGCGCCCGCGCCTGTGACATGTGCGCCGAGGCGTGTATGTCCATGCCGGACGATCAGCAGATGATGCGCTGTGCCGAGGCGTGTCGCCGCTGCTCCGAGATGTGCCGGTCGATGGCGGGCGCGACCGCCTGA
- a CDS encoding LCP family protein, producing MNDWPEGWSGNNRGGDYAQPDGPRVMRQVRRGPSAPPQGGVPQQPSYGDAHGDGYGNTGPDQYGGGYQSDYNTGQVYGAGGVGGGGHGGGRGERGTPNWGRRIKLTAITVTVVLLATTIGTYFWADSKLNREVDLSKVIDRPEAGEGTNYLIVGSDSRAGLSDEQKKELHTGSADGKRTDSMMILHTGSGGPTLISLPRDSNVEIPTFVGSESGKTYKGTGRQVKLNAAYAEDGPELLVRTVEANTGLHIDHYVEIGFAGFANIVDAVGGVEIEIPKGGMKDTKSGADFEAGKQTLNGEQALAFVRTRYALAGSDLDRTKNQQKFLAALASQTATPSTVLNPFKLYPTMSAGLDTLIVDEDMSLFDLADMFWAMKGVTGGDGKSMNMPISGNSANGNLQWDTAKVKQLVEQLKNDETVTVSGN from the coding sequence ATGAACGATTGGCCCGAGGGATGGTCCGGCAACAACCGCGGCGGCGACTACGCCCAGCCCGACGGACCGCGCGTGATGCGCCAGGTCCGTCGCGGCCCGTCGGCACCCCCTCAGGGTGGTGTGCCCCAGCAGCCGTCGTACGGCGACGCGCACGGTGACGGCTACGGCAACACCGGCCCCGACCAGTACGGCGGCGGCTACCAGAGCGACTACAACACCGGCCAGGTCTACGGCGCCGGGGGCGTGGGCGGCGGCGGACACGGCGGCGGCCGGGGCGAGCGCGGGACACCGAACTGGGGGCGCCGCATCAAGCTCACGGCGATCACGGTCACCGTGGTGCTGCTCGCGACGACGATCGGCACGTACTTCTGGGCCGACTCCAAGCTGAACCGCGAGGTCGACCTGTCGAAGGTCATCGACCGGCCGGAGGCGGGCGAGGGCACCAACTACCTGATCGTCGGCTCCGACAGCCGTGCGGGCCTGTCCGACGAGCAGAAGAAGGAGCTCCACACCGGGTCCGCCGACGGCAAGCGCACGGACTCGATGATGATCCTGCACACCGGTTCGGGCGGCCCGACCCTGATCTCGCTGCCCCGCGACTCCAACGTCGAGATACCGACGTTCGTGGGCTCCGAGTCCGGCAAGACGTACAAGGGCACCGGCCGCCAGGTGAAGCTGAACGCGGCGTACGCGGAGGACGGGCCCGAGCTGCTCGTCCGTACCGTCGAGGCCAACACGGGGCTGCACATCGACCACTACGTGGAGATCGGTTTCGCGGGCTTCGCGAACATCGTCGACGCGGTCGGCGGGGTCGAGATCGAGATCCCGAAGGGCGGCATGAAGGACACCAAGTCCGGTGCCGACTTCGAGGCGGGCAAGCAGACCCTCAACGGCGAGCAGGCCCTCGCCTTCGTCCGGACCCGCTACGCCCTCGCGGGCAGCGACCTGGACCGTACGAAGAACCAGCAGAAGTTCCTCGCGGCCCTCGCCAGCCAGACGGCGACGCCGAGCACGGTGCTGAACCCGTTCAAGCTCTACCCGACGATGAGCGCGGGCCTGGACACCCTGATCGTCGACGAGGACATGAGCCTGTTCGACCTGGCCGACATGTTCTGGGCGATGAAGGGCGTGACGGGCGGCGACGGCAAGTCGATGAACATGCCGATCTCCGGCAACTCCGCCAACGGCAACCTCCAGTGGGACACCGCGAAGGTGAAGCAGCTGGTGGAGCAGTTGAAGAACGACGAGACGGTGACGGTGTCGGGCAACTGA
- a CDS encoding LCP family protein produces MSPVSAPPRRPARPQQPRPPVPPRRGGWAMRAVTTLSVVVLAAAGIGHAVVTRLDGEIKRVDAFKDMKNRPEAGHGMNVLLVGTDGRDRISEEERRKYRLGGAPCHCTDTMMIVHISEDRERASVVSLPRDSYAETPEHTDRATGKVLRSHPIKLNAAYAEGGPQLTVRTVEHMTKVKIDHYVEVDFTSFMRTVDVLGGVEICTTRPLKDSYTGLDLDAGTHELDGGEALQYVRSRHADGSSDLGRMKRQQRFMASLMSQATSSGVLLNPMKFRDITQAVLGSVRADKEFGTGELIDLGRAMRNLTPASSEFTTVPIGRMGYAVEGVGSTLKWDDTKAARLFDALRDDRPLAPYKARGTYALVDVAPQQIRVQVENGTAVVGLGKKVDRQLAATGFRTTRTPVNAPQPNVTRTLVFHDPRWDRSARSLAAALPGSELRPVRAQGPTLKVVVGTDFEQVRKVRAENPEQGESGVVRGDQVSCAP; encoded by the coding sequence GTGTCCCCCGTGTCCGCACCGCCCCGCCGTCCAGCCCGTCCGCAGCAGCCCCGGCCCCCCGTGCCTCCCCGGCGAGGGGGCTGGGCCATGCGGGCGGTGACCACGCTCTCGGTGGTGGTGCTGGCCGCCGCGGGCATCGGGCACGCGGTGGTGACCCGCCTGGACGGCGAGATCAAGCGGGTCGACGCCTTCAAGGACATGAAGAACCGCCCCGAGGCGGGCCACGGCATGAACGTGCTGCTGGTCGGCACCGACGGGCGCGACCGGATCAGCGAGGAGGAGCGGCGCAAGTACCGGCTGGGCGGGGCCCCCTGCCACTGCACGGACACGATGATGATCGTGCACATCTCGGAGGACAGGGAGCGCGCGAGCGTCGTGAGCCTGCCGCGCGACTCGTACGCCGAGACGCCCGAGCACACCGACCGCGCCACCGGCAAGGTCCTGCGCTCCCACCCGATCAAGCTGAACGCGGCCTACGCGGAGGGCGGGCCGCAGCTGACCGTGCGCACGGTCGAGCACATGACCAAGGTGAAGATCGACCACTACGTCGAGGTCGACTTCACCAGCTTCATGCGGACCGTCGACGTCCTCGGCGGCGTCGAGATCTGCACCACCCGCCCCCTCAAGGACTCCTACACCGGCCTCGACCTGGACGCGGGCACCCATGAGCTGGACGGCGGCGAGGCCCTCCAGTACGTCCGTTCCCGGCACGCCGACGGCTCCTCCGACCTGGGCCGCATGAAGCGCCAGCAGCGGTTCATGGCGTCCCTGATGTCCCAGGCCACCTCCTCCGGGGTGCTGCTCAACCCGATGAAGTTCCGCGACATCACCCAGGCCGTCCTCGGTTCCGTCCGCGCCGACAAGGAGTTCGGCACCGGTGAGCTGATCGACCTCGGCCGCGCGATGCGGAACCTCACCCCGGCCTCGTCGGAGTTCACCACCGTGCCCATCGGACGTATGGGGTACGCGGTGGAGGGCGTCGGCTCGACCCTGAAGTGGGACGACACCAAGGCCGCCCGTCTCTTCGACGCCCTGCGCGACGACCGCCCCCTCGCGCCCTACAAGGCGCGCGGCACGTACGCGCTCGTCGACGTGGCCCCGCAGCAGATCCGCGTGCAGGTCGAGAACGGCACCGCCGTCGTGGGCCTCGGCAAGAAGGTCGACCGTCAGCTGGCCGCCACCGGCTTCCGCACCACCAGGACCCCGGTCAACGCCCCGCAGCCGAACGTCACCCGCACCCTGGTCTTCCACGACCCCCGCTGGGACCGTTCCGCCCGCTCCCTCGCGGCCGCGCTCCCCGGCTCGGAACTCCGCCCCGTCCGCGCCCAGGGCCCCACCCTCAAGGTGGTCGTCGGCACGGACTTCGAGCAGGTCCGCAAGGTACGCGCCGAGAACCCGGAGCAGGGCGAATCGGGAGTGGTGCGGGGCGACCAGGTGTCCTGCGCGCCGTAG
- a CDS encoding glycosyltransferase family 2 protein, with product MNAKPDVQLPAVSVIMPVLNEERHLRGAVQAILAQEYAGEMEVVIALGPSTDRTDEIAAELVAEDPRVHTVPNPTGRTPAALNAAIKASRHPIVVRVDGHGILSPNYIATAVRLLEETGAQNVGGIMHAEGENDWEHAVAAAMTSKIGVGNAAFHTGGEAGPAETVYLGVFRREALERQDGYNVEFIRAQDWELNFRIREAGGLIWFSPELRVSYRPRPSVKALAKQYKDYGRWRHVVARYHEGSINLRYLAPPTAVCAIVAGTLVGALVTPLGFVIPGGYLAAIVAGSIPAGKGLPLKARLQIPVALATMHMSWGFGFLTSPRSLAKKVIASRRPAVLTES from the coding sequence ATGAACGCCAAGCCCGACGTGCAGCTCCCCGCCGTGTCCGTGATCATGCCCGTCCTCAACGAGGAGCGGCATCTGCGCGGAGCCGTCCAAGCGATCCTCGCGCAGGAGTACGCCGGCGAGATGGAGGTCGTGATCGCCCTCGGTCCGTCCACGGACCGCACGGACGAGATCGCCGCCGAGCTCGTGGCCGAGGACCCGCGCGTGCACACCGTCCCGAACCCCACCGGGCGTACGCCGGCCGCCCTCAACGCCGCGATCAAGGCCTCCCGCCACCCGATAGTGGTCCGGGTGGACGGCCACGGCATCCTCTCGCCGAACTACATCGCCACCGCCGTACGGCTCCTGGAGGAGACCGGCGCGCAGAACGTCGGCGGCATCATGCACGCCGAGGGCGAGAACGACTGGGAGCACGCGGTCGCCGCCGCGATGACCTCGAAGATCGGTGTCGGCAACGCCGCCTTCCACACCGGCGGCGAGGCGGGCCCGGCCGAGACGGTCTACCTGGGTGTCTTCCGGCGCGAGGCGCTGGAGCGGCAGGACGGCTACAACGTGGAGTTCATCCGCGCCCAGGACTGGGAGCTGAACTTCCGCATCCGCGAGGCGGGCGGCCTCATCTGGTTCTCGCCCGAGCTGCGGGTGTCGTACCGGCCCCGGCCCAGCGTGAAGGCGCTCGCCAAACAGTACAAGGACTACGGGCGCTGGCGGCATGTCGTCGCCCGCTACCACGAGGGCTCCATCAACCTGCGCTACCTCGCCCCGCCGACCGCGGTGTGCGCGATCGTGGCCGGCACCCTGGTGGGCGCCCTGGTGACCCCGCTGGGCTTCGTCATCCCCGGCGGCTATCTCGCGGCGATCGTGGCGGGCTCGATCCCGGCGGGCAAGGGGCTGCCGCTCAAGGCACGCCTCCAGATCCCCGTCGCCCTCGCCACCATGCACATGTCCTGGGGCTTCGGCTTCCTCACCAGCCCCAGGTCGCTGGCGAAGAAGGTCATCGCCTCCCGCCGCCCGGCGGTACTGACCGAGAGCTGA
- a CDS encoding LCP family protein, whose product MVRSDVRGDRGRPRVDEPGEQDGDLDPKGDSSGSDGDTDVRVPAQGGRKRRDGGGSRGRAKAPGRPRRRRALRWSATVLAVVILGTAGAGYLYYQHLNGNIKQEKLNLGDTKIAEPTPNAAGQTPLNILLIGSDARDTAENQKLGGAKENFNGPALADVQMLLHLSADRTNMSVVSMPRDTLLDIPKCTDPDSGEVYEALTHSMTNQSLERGGPGCTVATWEKLTGIRIDHFMMVDFSGVVSMADAIGGVPVCVDANIHSHTSDGKGSGLKLEEGTTYIKGKQALQWLRTRYGFEDGSDIARAKAQHQYMNAMVRELRENATITNPNKLRKLAEEATDALTVDEGLGDVAELYDLSMELRKVEPARITMTTMPYTYAGARVVPKEGDAEKLFRLVREDIALDGKDKKKTTTTEEATSDDPAAAKDDIGVLVLNGTMTSTLDPVAGRALTVSRLLVEDGFAKASSSTTTAVVEDKTVVRYPSAELEGDAQAVAKALGVPLSQVEKSTNVSGVTLVVGADWREGKTYEAEKDDDTTPESADALNGANKKACMKVNPAFTW is encoded by the coding sequence ATGGTACGGAGCGACGTGCGCGGGGACAGGGGGCGACCGCGTGTCGATGAACCCGGCGAGCAGGACGGTGACCTGGATCCGAAGGGCGACTCGTCCGGCTCGGACGGCGACACGGACGTCAGGGTCCCCGCGCAGGGCGGACGGAAGCGCCGCGACGGCGGAGGCAGCCGGGGGCGCGCGAAGGCCCCCGGGAGGCCCCGGCGCAGACGTGCGCTGCGCTGGTCGGCGACGGTTCTGGCGGTCGTGATACTCGGCACCGCCGGTGCCGGCTATCTCTACTACCAGCACCTCAACGGCAACATCAAGCAGGAGAAGCTGAACCTCGGCGACACGAAGATCGCCGAGCCGACGCCGAACGCGGCCGGCCAGACCCCGCTGAACATCCTGCTGATCGGTTCGGACGCCCGGGACACCGCGGAGAACCAGAAACTCGGCGGCGCCAAGGAGAACTTCAACGGACCGGCCCTCGCCGACGTCCAGATGCTGCTGCACCTGTCCGCTGACCGCACCAACATGTCGGTCGTCAGCATGCCCCGCGACACCCTGCTGGACATCCCCAAGTGCACCGACCCGGACAGCGGCGAGGTGTACGAGGCGCTGACCCACTCGATGACCAACCAGTCGCTGGAGCGCGGCGGCCCCGGCTGCACGGTCGCCACCTGGGAGAAGCTGACCGGGATCCGTATCGACCACTTCATGATGGTCGACTTCTCCGGTGTGGTGTCGATGGCCGACGCGATCGGCGGCGTGCCGGTGTGCGTGGACGCCAACATCCACTCGCACACCAGCGACGGCAAGGGTTCGGGGCTGAAGCTGGAGGAGGGCACCACCTACATCAAGGGCAAGCAGGCCCTGCAGTGGCTGCGCACCCGGTACGGCTTCGAGGACGGCAGCGACATAGCGCGCGCCAAGGCCCAGCACCAGTACATGAACGCGATGGTCCGCGAGCTGCGCGAGAACGCCACGATCACCAACCCGAACAAGCTGCGCAAGCTCGCCGAGGAGGCCACCGACGCGCTCACCGTCGACGAGGGCCTCGGTGACGTCGCCGAGCTCTACGACCTCAGCATGGAGCTGCGCAAGGTCGAGCCGGCCCGGATCACGATGACGACGATGCCGTACACGTACGCCGGCGCGCGCGTCGTACCGAAGGAGGGTGACGCGGAGAAGCTGTTCCGGCTGGTGCGCGAGGACATCGCCCTGGACGGCAAGGACAAGAAGAAGACCACCACCACCGAGGAGGCGACCTCCGACGACCCGGCGGCGGCGAAGGACGACATCGGGGTGCTGGTGCTCAACGGCACCATGACCTCCACCCTCGACCCGGTCGCCGGCCGCGCGCTCACGGTGTCGCGGCTGCTCGTCGAGGACGGCTTCGCCAAGGCCTCGTCGTCCACCACGACCGCGGTCGTCGAGGACAAGACCGTCGTGCGCTACCCGAGCGCCGAGCTGGAGGGTGACGCCCAGGCGGTCGCCAAGGCCCTCGGCGTCCCGCTGAGCCAGGTGGAGAAGTCCACGAACGTCAGTGGTGTCACGCTCGTCGTCGGCGCCGACTGGCGCGAGGGGAAGACGTACGAGGCCGAGAAGGACGACGACACGACTCCCGAGTCGGCGGACGCCCTCAACGGTGCGAACAAGAAGGCCTGCATGAAGGTCAATCCGGCGTTCACCTGGTGA